In Brachypodium distachyon strain Bd21 chromosome 5, Brachypodium_distachyon_v3.0, whole genome shotgun sequence, the genomic window GTGGACAAGGGCGAGGAAGCCGCTGCACTCGGCGCCCACAGGAATGTGGGAGTGCCCGGACTTCTACCCGGTCACGGTTGGCGGCCAGCAGCACGGCCTTGACACATCGGTCATGTCCAGCCCAAAGATCAAGCATGTGCTCAAGAACAGCCTCGACCTACGCCGGTACGATTACTACACCGTCGGCACCTACGACCGGATCACCGAGCGATACGTGCCGGATGATCCTTCGGGTGACAAGCGTCATCTAAGGTATGACTACGGCAACTTTTACGCGTCCAAGACATTCTATGACCCCGTGAAGCGTCGTCGGATCCTGTGGGGCTGGGCTAACGAGTCCGACACCGCAGTCGACGACGTTGCCAAGGGATGGGCCGGAATCCAGGTACGTAGCTAACATGCATGTCCGTGACTAGCTAGTTAGTTACTTGATCACTtcaattctttttttataagatgttctaccTTTGACCCAAGTCTAACTTGAAATTGGATCAAGTCTATAGAAAAACGACTAACACCTACAACTCTAGGTTGGCTTTACAAAATCAGTGGtgatatacttatttgatatcatatatataattaaatacatttatatatatttttgtcaaattttaagaagttATTACATCTTGTAGAGAAAACAGAAGGAACAATTTCTTTGTCAGAACAGCGGTGTCATATATCTTCACACACTGTATATATCAGCATGTGCTCTGTAGTCAAATCATTcgtttttttgcaaaagatgATGGTATGTATCTTAGACAATTAACTAgcggtatatatatatgtgatATTTTTAGGCGATTCCGAGGAAGGTTTGGCTGGACTCCAGTGGGAAGCAGCTGATGCAGTGGCcggtggaggagctggaggcgcTCAGGGGTAAAAGGCCGGTCATTCTCAAGGACATGTTGATCAAGCAGGGAGAACATGTCGAGGTCACCGGGCTGCAAACCGCACAGGTGAGTGAGCTTAGCACAAACGTATGATtcctaattttcttttcttcctagTTAGTTCATCTACGTCTGTTTGCGAGCAAAGGCAACATTCTATAATAAGACCAAAAAAGCAAGAGAGCACTATTGACATGCACCAGTGCCGGCCTGCGAAACTGCTCAGCCATATGGCAGCATgccagcatgcatgcatgggtgttATCTTGGACCGCCAATCTTATCcggcgcatgcatgcatttctgTAAGTTGTGTCCACTGTGCAGTGTCCACTTCCTCTCCCAAGCTATACtgctctctccgtccaacgaaatatgtctcaactttaactaaatttaaatgtattatATACTAAATTATGTttaaatacatctaaattttgagaaacttgagacatattttgttggccGGAGGAAGTGCTTGTATCGTGTGGCTTTCTGCTGTGTTGTGCCTTTTTACTCCACGGATTTCACCACTCTCCCCTGCATTTTCAATCTCCAGCTCGATCGTCGTCATGCACGCACATCGAATTTAATTTGCTGCATATGCATGTATATACGCTCCCAGCGCTATTAGTGCTAGTGTCTAATTAGCTCTGCTAATGcgaaacaaattaattaatcaagggCATATGTAGGGcacctttttcctttttgccaGTAGGTTCGTTAATGATCCGTTAACGACCAACTAACTAACATCTGCATTTCTGTTGATGGTTCGTCAGGCTGACGTCGAGGTGAGCTTTGAGCTGCCGAGCCTTGACCTGGAGAGTGCGGAGGCGCTGGACCCAGCGTTGGCCGACGACGCCGAGAAGCTGTGCAGCGTGCGGGGCGCAGGCGTGGAGGGCGGCGTGGGGCCCTTCGGTCTGTGGGTGCTCGCCTCGTCCAAGCTGGAGGAGAGAACCGCGGTCTTCTTCAGGGTGTTTAAGGCCGCCGGGCGCGGCAAGCCCGTGGTTCTCATGTGCTCCGACCCCACCAAGTACGTGCGCGCTCCGCCTAATTGCATCTCCGTAATTGTTCACTCCCTTAATTAACTATCTCAGGTGTGGATCATAGCCATTAAGGTGCACGCATTAGCAAAAGGAGATGGCACTCGCGCGAATGTTAAAAACACGTGTGGCTCACACACGCACGCAATTTTCGTGTGCGTTATTATACTGACATTAGACGATGGTTGGTCCGGTTTTGTCCCGTGCAGGTCATCTCTGAACCCGAACCTGTACCAGCCAACCTTCGCAGGATTTGTTGATACTGACATCGCAAAGGGCAAGATATCGTTGAGGACGCTGGTATATCCATATATTCTCAGCTCGATCCTACTGTAAACAAATTCGTCGTTACTGATTCCACGGCACTTCTTTTTGCTCGTTTTAGATTGATCGGTCGGTCATCGAGAGCTTTGGCGCGGGAGGCAGGACATGCATTCTCTCTCGAGTCTACCCATCGCTCGCCATAGGCAAGAACGCGCACCTTCACGTGTTCAACAACGGCAAGACGGATATCAAGGTGTCAGGGCTAACGGCATGGGAGATGAAGAAACCACTTATGAACGGCGCCTAATTCAAGATTACATGCAGATTCAGGAGCTGCTCCCATGCATGATGTGTGTGGATTTATTTGGGCGTTTTCCATTTACCGAATGCCTCACGCGAGTTTGATCTGACGATCAATATTGATTTCTGGTTTGTCagtttcaagaaaaaaaagaagatttcTGGCTTGTTCTATAGCGATAGGTTGCACGATGTACGAGTGTACAACGAACGGGCCATTTTGTATGTCCTAGGAACAATAAATTAATGCACGTTTGGGAGTGCATTGGCATATTGCATCTCAATAATACGGTTGCTGATTAATGATGGGTTCGTGCGCGTGAACAACATGATAAGTTtcaatttctctttttttagaggaaggaCAGGAGCTATGCAATATAGGCAGGACAGAGTCGCGTGATTAATTTCGGAAAACTGCGCAGAAACAGaatacaaacaaaaaacaccaaaaagaACATACTAGAGCTTGGAgacaagttttttttgtttttgtttttgtgagaGGATCAGATCATCTGTAGCAGTAAAAAGAAacctaaaaataataaaaattacaagtaGATCTTTGGACCACCCAACGACGGCAAGCACTAGAACGGAGGCGGGCCGCTGTCCTTACACCTCCATCACCGGAGCGGGGCAGAGCTTGCCAAAGGATTTCATGTGGTAGTGGATGGTGGGGTGTCATCGTGCTAAGCCCCCAAAGAACCAATGCACCAGAGCCATGACCATCGCGTAAGATTAGAACCGTAGATCGAAAGAACCAAACCCGAAACCACACAAAAGACCACGAAAGCCGATGGAATCCCAAGGGATTCGCTCGAAACCCGAAAAACCGGCCGGATCCCAAGAGATTCGCCGGAAACACGTCTCCACGCCAGGCCTAATGCCAACGATTGACTCCAAACTTTAGCCCGCCGTCGCTCCTGCAGGAAAGAACATCGATGTGGGGCGGGCTGCAGGACCTTTATTCCCATCGCTGCTGATGCCCCTACACCGGAGACGAAGAACACATAGACCCTACGAAAATCGGTCATCAGATCCAAGGTTCCCCTGCCCTCAGCCGGCGCcaatggtggcggcgctggcggctGAAGGCACGAGCAAGTCGCCTCGTATAGGAGCCCTAGCTAGGAAAACGTTTCAGTGGGCAAATAATTTTTCCGTTCCTCCCCAGCTTGGAGACAAGTTACGACCATGcgggaaaaagaaacaagggaCAGCGTCCAACCCCGAAACAAGAGCACCCAAGCCAATCATCCTAACCTTCGAAAAGCCCATGCTACCGGACGATTGATGTTCCCTTTCGTGCCCAGCATGACAAATTGCCCTCTCATTTTCATCGCTGGGTTGAAGAGCAAGCCAAACACAAGAAGATATTGCCAACCATGAGTAAGACCATATCAACATGCATGGAACTATATGCACCTCATCAGGCCTCAGCAACTCAGCCTCCATGAACCCCAACACCACGAGATCTACTTGCACCTTAGCATATGATTCGTTTGCGCATCAAGGCACATATCGCCAAACTTCGCCACCAAGAGAGGTGGTATAAACAACCTCGTGCTCCCCATAAGCAATAGGATTGTCTCAGTGCTAAGCTTGCCGGAAACCCTCTCTGGCATACTTTCCAGGTTCCagttaatatttttcatttcaaatAATGATAGAGATAGCCTCACATTTCAATCACTCATGCGTGGACAATGGTTGTGAGACCTTGTTATGAGATTCCAATTGTCTCGATGGTATAGTAGCGGTTAGGTGATCATCGGTGCCAATCTACGCTAGTACTACTTCACTAGGCACGATTTCTTCGTTTCGAGACTTGCTCTTGCTCACCACCTAGCTTCCACATGCAAGATGATTACATGATGTGTTACAACACtttctccccttcccctcccccaTATTCTTTCATGATGGCAAAAGCTCTTTGAACATGCAGTTACCAACTCCTACCAAAAACATCTCCAAACATTCAAAAGCAACCATCTAGCGCAAAACTCTACAACTTCCAATCTCCTCGAAATCATTCGGTCCCCACAACTTTTCTGGTGGTTTTTTAGATCAAAGGAAGGAAAGTAGAACGAATGGCAATGGTATAGGGAGAGATCAATCGATATGGGGTCAGGGTTAGCGTGATGGGCCACCGCACATAGGTGTTCCTAGTCAGTTCAACAAAACTAACTAGGAAACATATGTTGTCAGTCGATTAGGATCATGATCATGAACGAAGGAAAATTTTCTTAGTTGGTTAATATTTCCAAACAGACCAGGATACTATCACTTTCTGGTCGACACTGTTCTCTAAGCCATATCTTGAATTTTTCCAGTCTTCTTCATTGCACTAAAAGTGTAGGGAAATACTTCATCCTGTCAACTATGTTCACTAAGCCGTGATAGATTTGATGACTTGCCCCACTTTACTTCGTGCTTTGATGATTTGCCCCACCATGTGTCCCTTGCATGTGGGGTGTGGGGTCACCTGTAAGTGAGTAAGGACAGGGCATATTATTAAAGTGCAAACTAAAGTGGGGCAAATGATCAAATCCCGGGCCCGTTATAAATGGAAAATCCTGGACATATAACCGGACGGTTTTTTTTGACCCAATTTTAAATTCGAAATTTTCTTTTAAAGATGATTATGTATTGCACACATGCAATTCAAAACTTTCAACCATAGTGTAGCGGATAAAGATAGCTATCTCTCCTTATTCAAAGGTCACATGTTCATTTGAGgctttagttcaaatttttgaaaacaaagaaTGTTTGTCTGATAAGCTCATTTTCCGGTATATGGGAAATGCGGCTACTGGACGGTTACCAAAAGTACAGCACATCGAAGAATTTAAACAAAATCAAGGGTCATAATTCTATgcacccccctcccccccccccccccccaaaaaaaaacaacaacttcACAACCTAACTTAAAAACAACAATTTAAGTCCGCATGAAATAACCTAATAAACTACCAATAATTTTGCATTCATCTGTtggttgtaaaaaaaatatctccaCTACTAAAAAACGGTCTATATCTCATGGcccatcagtaacgggtcggGCGCAACCATTACTGATGAATAACATCAGTGTCGCGGCcccgaccgtcactgatgaacagaCGGGGGTCtacccgtccccgcccagccatacatcagtgacggtcgcgcgaggcgaccgccactgatgtaccatcattccCTGCGAgagtcatcagtggcggtcgctgAATAGTTGACCGTTACTAATGAGTgttacatcagtaacggtcacccgaacaggcccgccactgatgcacAGAGAATATTAGTAACGGTCGGTTGCGGcctgaccgccactgatgagtggTACATCACTCACGGTCGCCCAAGCAGCGACCGTCAGTGATGTCGCCCCTGtgatcagtaacggtcgcaggTGTcccgaccgacactgatgacGCGTCATCACTGACCAGATGcggccccttctcctccgACGACGGCGGAGCCCTGCCGAATTTCGCCATGGCGGCCGACGAGCCCAGCTGCAGGTATCCCCTTCCgccctctcccttcttcctctctccccggCCGGCCCCTATCTCCagatccggccgccggcctccgGTGAGCTCCATTTTTCGATCCccaagcttccctctcccttgcgagctctctctccctcccgatctttctcacCGGCCTCCagtttctctccgaatgtccccagtttcaaatttttagttagccccTTAACCccagttaattaacaccttaatccccttgttaactattaggctaactattttgctttgtgttttcttgtgtattgtgttgtagatcgaaggaccgttcttggatgtacgccacggaaagaatcaatgctagatggataaccgaatggacggtcttttttggagtcgcgaaaggtgatatggaacgaaaaggacttgtgatgatgtgttttccatgtcgcaaatgtggaaacacatgaatgatgaagcctgaagatgttcagatgcacgtgctggcaccgggttttgtggaaggttattcacgttggacttgtcacggggaggatgcggttgatgtcggtagcggtagcgaagatgatcatgtcctgcggtatgatttggcgaatgattccgaggaagaaacaagggtcgatgaggaggctaatgtggaaggtgaaggagctacACGTGGTAGGATtaccgaaatgctagatgacccgtacctacgggaccagctggaggaccccgaagatgaggctagtgtgctcagttcaaaaaattgttggaggacgcaaacacactcttgtatgatggagctagcaaagaaaacaacgtgctcgatgTAACGCTcaaacttttgaggctgaaggcagcatca contains:
- the LOC100838542 gene encoding beta-fructofuranosidase, insoluble isoenzyme 2, whose product is MGGLHDRVAWAWPVLLLLLLQLAGASHVVYENQLLETEAAAATVPPSIVDAELSSGYHFRPPKNWINDPNAPMYYKGWYHLFYQYNPKGAVWGSIVWAHSVSRDLINWVALKTAIEPSIKSDMYGCWSGSATILPDGTPVIMYTGIDRPDSNYEVQNIAYPRNKSDPLLQDWVKPGHNPIIVPEGGINATQFRDPTTAWYADGHWRMLVGSLSGASRGVAYVYRSRDFKRWTRARKPLHSAPTGMWECPDFYPVTVGGQQHGLDTSVMSSPKIKHVLKNSLDLRRYDYYTVGTYDRITERYVPDDPSGDKRHLRYDYGNFYASKTFYDPVKRRRILWGWANESDTAVDDVAKGWAGIQAIPRKVWLDSSGKQLMQWPVEELEALRGKRPVILKDMLIKQGEHVEVTGLQTAQADVEVSFELPSLDLESAEALDPALADDAEKLCSVRGAGVEGGVGPFGLWVLASSKLEERTAVFFRVFKAAGRGKPVVLMCSDPTKSSLNPNLYQPTFAGFVDTDIAKGKISLRTLIDRSVIESFGAGGRTCILSRVYPSLAIGKNAHLHVFNNGKTDIKVSGLTAWEMKKPLMNGA